The sequence GCGCATGTACGTAGGGCCAAGCATCATGTATGGGCTCAACCTGCTGGTGTTGTTTGTGCTGGTAATTAGTTACATGGTGAGCATCAACGCCCGCTTGACGCTCTACGTGCTGCTGCCGTTGCCCATTTTGTCCATTGGTATCTACCTGGTTGAGAACATCGTGATTGCCCGGTCCGAAGAAATTCAGCGGGCCTTGTCGCGCATGAGTACGTATGTGCAGGAAGCGTTTTCGGGTATACGGGTGCTGAAGGCTTTTGTGCAGGAGGGAAATTCGGTGCAACGCTTCGAGCGCGAAGCCGACGAGTATCAGAACAAATCGCTCCGCCTGACGCTGGTTGATGCCCTCTGGCAACCTATGACGGTGCTGCTCATCGGTCTCAGCAACGTGTTGGTCGTGTATGTGGGTGGGCAGGAAGTGCTGGCGGGTCGACTGACGTCGGGCAACATCACTGAGTTTATCCTGTACGTCAACATGCTGACCTGGCCGGTGATGGCTCTCGGCTGGACGACCAGCCAAACGCAGCGGGCGGCGGCCTCGCAACAGCGCATCAACGAGTTTATGTCAATCAAGACGAGTCTGGTGTCGACCAAAAACATCACCCGCGACATTGCCGGTCGGCTCACGTTCGAGCATGTTCGGTTTGTGTACCCGGATACGGGTATTGTGGCGTTGAACAACTTTTCGATGGATGTGCAGGCGGGTGAATCGGTTGCTATTCTGGGAACAACCGGTTCAGGAAAAAGTACGCTGGCCAACCTGATGATGCGGATGTACGATGCCTCGTCGGGCGAAATCCGGATCGACAACGTACCCATCCGCGACTATGACCTGAGCCACCTACGGGGTCAGATGGGGTACGTTCCGCAGGACGTCTTTCTGTTTTCGGACACCATCAGCAACAACGTGCGGTTTGGTAAGCCCGAGATGCCGCAAGAGCGCGTGCTTCGCGCCGTCGACGATGCCGACCTAACCGATAATATCGCGGCGTTCCCGGAAGGCTTCGACACCCGCATCGGCGAACGGGGGATTACGCTCTCGGGTGGGCAGAAGCAACGCCTGAGCATTGCCCGCGCCATTGCCCGCGACCCGAAAATCCTGATCCTCGACGACTGCCTGTCGGCCGTGGATACCAATACGGAAAACATCATTCTGAATAACCTCCGCCGCATCATGGTAGACCGCACCACGGTGATCATCTCGCACCGGGTGTCGTCGGCCAAGCTGGCCGATAAGATCATCGTGCTCGACGACGGCGAAATCAAGGAGCAGGGCACCCACGAGCAGCTAATGGCCCGGGGCGGCATCTACCGCGAACTCTACGATAAGCAGCTACAGACGGAAGAAGCATAGCCGCTCTAAGTGCAAGGTCCCAGATCAAACGTTGTCGGCTAATAGACAGACAACGTTTGATCTGGGACCTTGCACTTGAAGTGGTCTCTACATCAGCACGCCCTGGAACACTTCGTCAAGTTTGGCGACGGGGCGAATCTTGATCTTAAACTGGTCGCTGTCAAGGCCTTTCAGGTTATATTTCGACACAAAGATTTCCTTGAAACCCAGTTTTTGGGCTTCGAAAATGCGGGATTCGATCCGGTTAACCGCCCGCACCTCGCCACCCAGCCCTACCTCGGCGGCGAAGGCCACATTGGTCGGGATCGCGACATCTTCGTAGCTCGCCACGACTGCAGCGCAAACGGCCAAATCGATGGCAGGGTCTTCGACGCGCAGGCCGCCCGCTACGTTAAGAAATACATCCTGCTGCCCCAACCGGAAACCGCCGCGTTTTTCAAGCACCGCCAACAACATTTGCAGGCGCTTGCTGTCGTAACCGGTGCTGCTCCGTTGCGGGGTGCCGTAAGTCGACACGCCCACCAGCGCCTGAATTTCAATCATCAACGGTCGGTTGCCTTCCATCATCGAACCAATCGCCACGCCGCTCAAGGCCTCGTCGCGCTGCGAAATCAGAATCTCCGACGGGTTGGACACCTGCCGCAGTCCGCTGCCGAGCATCTCGTAAATACCCAGTTCCGAGGTGCTACCGAAGCGGTTTTTGGTGGTGCGGAGAATGCGGTAAGTAGTGTGGCGATCGCCTTCAAACGTCAATACCGTATCGACCATGTGCTCGAGCACCTTGGGACCGGCCAGCGAGCCTTCTTTCGTAATATGCCCAATCATGAATACCGGTACGCCCGATTCTTTGGCATATTTCATGAATTCGGTGGTGCACTCACGTACCTGCGACACACTGCCCGCGCCCGACTCGACCATCGACGAATGCATCGTCTGGATCGAATCGACGATGAGTACCTCCGGCTCGAACTGCTCGACGACCCGGAAGATATTCTGCGTGGACGTTTCGGTCATGATGTGGCAGTCGCTCGTGGGTACGTCGAGGCGCTCCGCCCGCATCTTGATCTGCTGCTCACTTTCTTCGCCCGATACGTACAGAACGCGCATGCCCGTGAGGGAAAGGGCAATTTGAAGTAACAGTGTGGATTTACCAATGCCCGGCTCACCCCCAATCAGCACCAGCGAGCCCGGTACGATCCCGCCGCCCAGCACCCGGTTCAGCTCGTTATCGACCGTAAGGGTTCGGGCTTGCTCTTCGTACTGAATGGCGTGCAGTGCCTTGGGTTTAGGCGTAAGTTTGGCCGGGCCCGAGGTCACGCGCCAACCGCCGGCGGCCGGTTCATCTTTCTGGACGACCTCTTCGACAAGGGTATTCCATTCGCCACACGATGGGCAACGCCCCAGCCATTTGGGCGACTGATGCCCGCAATTCTGGCAGAAGTAAATAGTCTTGATTTTGGCCACGAGGGTGGGGCTATAAGGCCGAAGCTCCAGCTTCAGGGTTAACAAAGCAAGCCGATAATCGCCCGCCGCAACTGGAGTTTTGGCAGTAAACAACAAATTAATGCCCGCTGAATTAAACGTTCAGGTACGTTATGCATCGAACCGACAACGTACCGAACAAGTAGGAGCGAGGGTGGTCATGAACGCCCGATTTCTGAGCCTTCGGTAGGGGCAATTACTCAATAAACTAACGCCGTTGCCTCAGAAAAAGTTGATTTCTGTGGCGTTTTCGGCCGTTTTCTCGTTAAACCCGTAAGACTATGCTACAGGCAACTTCATTCATGAAAAAAACATTGCTGGGCTTTGCCCTCGTCTGTTTTCCCCTATTTACATTCGCCCAGGGCGGCGGTTTTCAGATTGGTATCAAAGGTGGTATCAACCTGTCGCGACTCACGTTAGGTAACTTCGTCAGTGCCAGTACCAATCCGAATGGATCACCCAATGTGAACGTCGATGGACAGACGTTCAGGGATAACATCAACGCTAGCCTGAACAGCCGTACGGGCACGTCATTTGGTATCTACACCCGTTTTGGTAACAACCTGTTCATCCAGCCCGAGCTACTTTACACCACCATTGAGGGGCAACTGGACATCACCCGCAACGGACAGACCGAAAACGTAACGGTGAAGACGACAAGCTTCGACGTACCTGTGCTCCTCGGCCTGAAAGGTGGCCCGCTTCGCTTCGTGGTTGGGCCGATGGCTTCCTTCCGGATTGACAACAACGCTGGTCTGGGCGACGCCATTCGTCAGTACAGCAACAACAGCTTTAGCGACGCCTGGTCGAAGGCCTACTACAGCTACCAGATTGGCGGTGGCCTTGACTTGGGTAAACTGGGCCTGGATGCTCGCTACATCGGAAATCTGTCCGACGTCGTGCAGGTCAACACCAACACGGGCAGCTTCGGCCAACGGTCGAAATCGTGGCAGATCACACTGGCCTATCGGCTGTTCTAGGGTCGTGCTTCCATTTTGCATTAAAAAACCCACCGGTTGTCACCGGTGGGTTTTTTAATGCAAAAAAGGGATTGGAGTGGATGAATGAAGGGGGTGGACTAGTTGAGCCACTGCTGGTACTGATTCATCATGGCCGTGATTTCACGCATCCGACGACGCGATACCGTCACTTCCCGATTATCGGCCATCCGCACAATTCGGTCACGGGCAAAAACCCCGTGCTGCACGTAGGCCAAGTTGATAATATTTGATTTATGAATGCGGATAAAAATGGCTGGGTCAAGGGTTTTTTCAAACTCTTTCAAGGTTTTTGACACCAGGTATTTGCGGCGGTCGCGGGTGTGAATAAAAGTGTAGTTTCCTTCACCTTCCAGACAAACGATGTCATCGATGGATACCATCACAGTACGGTTCAGGTAAGGAAGCGCGATGCGCTGCGTGTTGCGCTGATACGAGGCCGGGTAATGGGGCGTAACTACTGATGTGGCAGGGGCTGAAAATGTAGCATCCATACTAGTCTGAGCGTTTAGAAGACAGGTTTCTGTTGCTTTTTGATAGATCAAAATTAGGTGCAGATTGCCGCTTACTAAAAACTGCATTGACTGTATCGACATGGAAAATATAGTGTAAATAATTGAAAATCAATTGATTGACAAAAGATTGATGTGTTTTTTCGCGTGTATCCCCCTTACCGATCACGTAGAACTACGTACTCTTTATTCAACGGTAAATCCGCTGCCAGTACGCAAAAAACCGGACCCGGTCAGTGTTTAAACTGCCCGAATCCGGTTGACAAACTGTTTATCGGCTCTGAAGCGGAAAACTAGCTCACTAAAGCAGGGCTGAATTCGCGGATCCGATCGACGAACATTTGGGCCCGCCGCCGTGAAATCTTTACCTGTTGACCATCGGCCAATTCAAGCTCACCTTCTTTTTTTACGAAGAACTTACGAACAAAACCCAGGTTCACGATGCACGATTTGTGAACGCGTACAAAGGCTTGGCCGTCGAGCAGTGTTTCGTATTCTTTAAGGGTCCGCGACACCAGCATTTTGGTGCCGTCTTTGAGGTAAAAATTGGTGTAGTTACCCGAACCTTCCAACCGTACAATTTCATCGACTGCTACCGTGCGTTTCCGGTCGAAAAAGGGAATGAGAAGCTTTTGGTTGTTGGCCGAGGGGGAATTTTTTTCCACAGTTTTGTGGAAGGGTAGCGACAGCGCATCGAAGAAAGATTCGGACGTCATGATTTTCATTCGGTTTGAGTGAGACGAAAATTAAAGGGTTGCCGTTGGTTATCAGGCTAGTTAGCTGCTCATTGCCGATGCAGATGAATGGGGAATGAGCAACCAGTTACCTATATACGTTTCAATAATTAAGCCCTAATTCGACGCAACGGGCAAAATGCCGTAGTTTTGTGCTTTGTAAAGCTGACCATGGCTACCGAACAAATTCTGATTCTTGATTTCGGTTCGCAGTTTACCCAACTCATCGCCCGCCGGGTGCGCGAACTGAATGTGTACTGCGAAATTCATCCGTACAACAACATTCCTCCCATCTCGCCCGACGTCAAGGGCGTTATTCTGTCAGGCAGTCCCTGTTCCGTTCGGGACGCCGATTCACCCACGATTCATCTGGCTGCTTTTCGCCACCGGCTACCGCTCCTCGGCGTATGCTACGGGGCCCAATTGCTGGCACACAGCAGCGGGGGCGAAGTGCAGCCCTCGGCTATTCGTGAATATGGCCGCGCCCGCCTAAATGCCGTTGAGGCTCAAAACCGGCTGTTGCAGGGAATCGATCTGCAATCGCAGGTGTGGATGTCGCATGGCGATACCATTACGCAACTGCCGGAGGCGTTCGACGTGATTGCCTCGACCGATACGGTACGGGTAGCGGCCTTTCAGGCACAGGGTGAAGAAACCTACGGCATTCAGTTCCACCCCGAAGTGACGCACTCGCTACAGGGTAAACAACTGCTGAAAAACTTCGTAGTCGATATTTGCGGCTGTAGCCAGAACTGGACCGCCGACTCCTTCGTGGATACGACCGTGGCCGGCCTGAAAGAGAAGCTCGGCGACGATAAAGTGGTGCTTGGGCTATCGGGCGGGGTTGACTCGTCGGTAGCGGCCATGCTGATTCACCGCGCCATTGGCAAGAACCTGTACTGTATATTCGTCGACAATGGCCTGCTGCGCAAAGACGAGTTTGAAGGCGTCTTGGATAGCTACAAGACGCTGGGGCTAAATGTGAAGGGCGTCGACGCCAAAGAGCCGTTCTACCACGCGCTGGCTGGCCTCACCGACCCGGAAGCCAAGCGGAAAGCCATTGGCAAGACCTTTATCGACGTATTTGATCAGGAAGCCCACCGGATTGAGGACGTTAGCTGGCTAGGACAAGGCACCATTTACCCCGACGTTATCGAGTCGGTGTCGGTGAAAGGGCCGTCGGCTACGATCAAATCGCACCACAATGTGGGCGGCCTGCCCGACTTCATGAAGTTGAAGGTTGTGGAGCCGCTGAATACGTTATTTAAAGACGAGGTTCGTGCCGTTGGGCGGTCAATGGGCCTGCCCGAGTTCATTCTGGGGCGGCATCCGTTCCCCGGTCCCGGTTTGGCCATTCGTATTCTGGGCGATATTACCCCGGAGAAAGTACAGATTTTGCAGGAAGTGGACGCCCTGTTCATCGACGGGCTGCGCCGCGAAGGGCTCTATGATCAGGTCTGGCAGGCGGGTGCCATCCTGCTGCCCATTCAGAGCGTAGGCGTGATGGGCGACGAACGTACCTACGAACGCGTGGTAGCGTTACGGGCCGTTACGAGCGTCGACGGGATGACCGCCGACTGGGCGCACCTGCCGTACACCTTCCTGGCCGACATCTCCAACGAGATCATCAACAAGGTGAAAGGCGTCAACCGCGTTGTCTACGATATTTCGAGCAAGCCACCCGCCACGATTGAGTGGGAATAGCTTTTCCTGAGCATACAGACCCGCTGCGGCTAACCGTAGCGGGTTTTTTGTGCCCGTTTGGCAACTCATTGGTGCCGCCGGGCCAACGCTGCCGAATCGAAGCGGTAACGTAGGCAGGTCGGTGGGCTATCGCCTGGCTAAACTGGTTCGTTCATTTTTTGTAACCGGCTGTTTGTGATGAACTTGCGCGTAATTTCGCCCACCTAAATCCTACCAATCATGCACATCCGTCCTGCCGTTTTCTGCCTACTGGTATTTTTCTGCGCCACGTTATCAGTACTCGCTCAATCGCCTGAACGCGAACGCCTGAAGGCCCTGGATCAGCAACGATTTACGGCGCAGATAAACAAAGACAGCCTGGCGCTGAACGTGCTGCTGGCCAACGACCTGATCTACACCCATTCCAACGGCGTAGCCGAGACCA comes from Fibrella aestuarina BUZ 2 and encodes:
- a CDS encoding ABC transporter ATP-binding protein; this translates as MRALAHLNKYLARYKWYLIWGTVFTIISNLFGIFPAQLVRYALDLVRETLDIYYLYDGTSLQPAIYEVFAFSILLYGLLMLALALLKGFFLFLVRQTLIVMSRLIEFDLKNDIYDHYQTLPLAFYRQHNTGDLMARISEDVSKVRMYVGPSIMYGLNLLVLFVLVISYMVSINARLTLYVLLPLPILSIGIYLVENIVIARSEEIQRALSRMSTYVQEAFSGIRVLKAFVQEGNSVQRFEREADEYQNKSLRLTLVDALWQPMTVLLIGLSNVLVVYVGGQEVLAGRLTSGNITEFILYVNMLTWPVMALGWTTSQTQRAAASQQRINEFMSIKTSLVSTKNITRDIAGRLTFEHVRFVYPDTGIVALNNFSMDVQAGESVAILGTTGSGKSTLANLMMRMYDASSGEIRIDNVPIRDYDLSHLRGQMGYVPQDVFLFSDTISNNVRFGKPEMPQERVLRAVDDADLTDNIAAFPEGFDTRIGERGITLSGGQKQRLSIARAIARDPKILILDDCLSAVDTNTENIILNNLRRIMVDRTTVIISHRVSSAKLADKIIVLDDGEIKEQGTHEQLMARGGIYRELYDKQLQTEEA
- the radA gene encoding DNA repair protein RadA, producing MAKIKTIYFCQNCGHQSPKWLGRCPSCGEWNTLVEEVVQKDEPAAGGWRVTSGPAKLTPKPKALHAIQYEEQARTLTVDNELNRVLGGGIVPGSLVLIGGEPGIGKSTLLLQIALSLTGMRVLYVSGEESEQQIKMRAERLDVPTSDCHIMTETSTQNIFRVVEQFEPEVLIVDSIQTMHSSMVESGAGSVSQVRECTTEFMKYAKESGVPVFMIGHITKEGSLAGPKVLEHMVDTVLTFEGDRHTTYRILRTTKNRFGSTSELGIYEMLGSGLRQVSNPSEILISQRDEALSGVAIGSMMEGNRPLMIEIQALVGVSTYGTPQRSSTGYDSKRLQMLLAVLEKRGGFRLGQQDVFLNVAGGLRVEDPAIDLAVCAAVVASYEDVAIPTNVAFAAEVGLGGEVRAVNRIESRIFEAQKLGFKEIFVSKYNLKGLDSDQFKIKIRPVAKLDEVFQGVLM
- a CDS encoding outer membrane beta-barrel protein encodes the protein MKKTLLGFALVCFPLFTFAQGGGFQIGIKGGINLSRLTLGNFVSASTNPNGSPNVNVDGQTFRDNINASLNSRTGTSFGIYTRFGNNLFIQPELLYTTIEGQLDITRNGQTENVTVKTTSFDVPVLLGLKGGPLRFVVGPMASFRIDNNAGLGDAIRQYSNNSFSDAWSKAYYSYQIGGGLDLGKLGLDARYIGNLSDVVQVNTNTGSFGQRSKSWQITLAYRLF
- a CDS encoding LytR/AlgR family response regulator transcription factor; this encodes MDATFSAPATSVVTPHYPASYQRNTQRIALPYLNRTVMVSIDDIVCLEGEGNYTFIHTRDRRKYLVSKTLKEFEKTLDPAIFIRIHKSNIINLAYVQHGVFARDRIVRMADNREVTVSRRRMREITAMMNQYQQWLN
- a CDS encoding LytR/AlgR family response regulator transcription factor; the encoded protein is MKIMTSESFFDALSLPFHKTVEKNSPSANNQKLLIPFFDRKRTVAVDEIVRLEGSGNYTNFYLKDGTKMLVSRTLKEYETLLDGQAFVRVHKSCIVNLGFVRKFFVKKEGELELADGQQVKISRRRAQMFVDRIREFSPALVS
- the guaA gene encoding glutamine-hydrolyzing GMP synthase; its protein translation is MATEQILILDFGSQFTQLIARRVRELNVYCEIHPYNNIPPISPDVKGVILSGSPCSVRDADSPTIHLAAFRHRLPLLGVCYGAQLLAHSSGGEVQPSAIREYGRARLNAVEAQNRLLQGIDLQSQVWMSHGDTITQLPEAFDVIASTDTVRVAAFQAQGEETYGIQFHPEVTHSLQGKQLLKNFVVDICGCSQNWTADSFVDTTVAGLKEKLGDDKVVLGLSGGVDSSVAAMLIHRAIGKNLYCIFVDNGLLRKDEFEGVLDSYKTLGLNVKGVDAKEPFYHALAGLTDPEAKRKAIGKTFIDVFDQEAHRIEDVSWLGQGTIYPDVIESVSVKGPSATIKSHHNVGGLPDFMKLKVVEPLNTLFKDEVRAVGRSMGLPEFILGRHPFPGPGLAIRILGDITPEKVQILQEVDALFIDGLRREGLYDQVWQAGAILLPIQSVGVMGDERTYERVVALRAVTSVDGMTADWAHLPYTFLADISNEIINKVKGVNRVVYDISSKPPATIEWE